Proteins from a single region of Hypomesus transpacificus isolate Combined female chromosome 9, fHypTra1, whole genome shotgun sequence:
- the pusl1 gene encoding tRNA pseudouridine synthase-like 1 isoform X3, whose protein sequence is MIELTTCLRSTLVLSNDAVRKLRPLSDVSLTISSRTDTGVHALSNSAHFDLQRRNNKPPFSEDVLVDALNFHLRQEPIRVNCAYRVPEGFHARFRATSRTYVYRLAAGVTRPSQLPLADLRLCWGLCNTELNVGAMREAASLLVGTHNFSSFRALNSETPFKDPVKTLDLVLLEPGEAFAHRHFHREIRFWELTFKSRSFLYKQVRRMTGALVAVGQGKLSISQLEKLLEAQDSLAYPQNLTAPPQGLFLTQVEYQQQGEMLQLSSRVLNAPAAH, encoded by the exons ATGATTGAGCTTACAACATGTCTGAGAtcaacccttgtgttatctaaT gaCGCAGTGAGGAAGCTTCGCCCTCTCAGCGACGTGTCGTTGACCATCTCCAGCCGGACAGACACCGGCGTCCACGCCCTCTCTAACTCCGCCCACTTTGACCTACAACGCAGAAACAACAAGCCCCCATTCTCAGAGGATGTCCTAGTCGACGCCCTCAACTTTCACCTGAGGCAGGAGCCAATCAG GGTCAACTGTGCCTACCGTGTGCCTGAAGGGTTCCATGCACGTTTCCGCGCCACGTCACGAACATACGTGTACCGGCTGGCTGCCGGTGTGACCCGGCCCTCCCAGCTGCCCCTGGCCGACCTCAGGCTGTGCTGGGGCCTATGCAACAC gGAGCTGAACGTGGGGGCCATGCGTGAGGCTGCTTCCCTGCTGGTGGGGACCCATAACTTCAGCAGCTTCAGAGCATTGAACTCTGAGACACCTTTCAAGGACCCTGTGAAGACCCTGGACCTGGTTCTCCTGGAGCCGGGAGAGGCGTTCGCTCACAGACATTtccacag AGAGATCCGGTTCTGGGAGCTTACTTTCAAGAGTAGATCCTTTCTCTACAAACAG GTGCGCAGGATGACTGGGGCTCTGGTGGCGGTCGGCCAGGGaaagctctccatctctcagctAGAGAAACTACTGGAGGCCCAGGACTCCCTGGCCTACCCACAGAACCTGACAGCACCCCCCCAGGGCCTGTTTCTGACCCAGGTGGAGTACCAGCAACAAGGTGAGATGCTGCAGCTGAGCTCCAGGGTTCTGAACGCCCCGGCAGCTCACTAG
- the pusl1 gene encoding tRNA pseudouridine synthase-like 1 isoform X4, with amino-acid sequence MTDAVRKLRPLSDVSLTISSRTDTGVHALSNSAHFDLQRRNNKPPFSEDVLVDALNFHLRQEPIRVNCAYRVPEGFHARFRATSRTYVYRLAAGVTRPSQLPLADLRLCWGLCNTELNVGAMREAASLLVGTHNFSSFRALNSETPFKDPVKTLDLVLLEPGEAFAHRHFHREIRFWELTFKSRSFLYKQVRRMTGALVAVGQGKLSISQLEKLLEAQDSLAYPQNLTAPPQGLFLTQVEYQQQGEMLQLSSRVLNAPAAH; translated from the exons ATGACT gaCGCAGTGAGGAAGCTTCGCCCTCTCAGCGACGTGTCGTTGACCATCTCCAGCCGGACAGACACCGGCGTCCACGCCCTCTCTAACTCCGCCCACTTTGACCTACAACGCAGAAACAACAAGCCCCCATTCTCAGAGGATGTCCTAGTCGACGCCCTCAACTTTCACCTGAGGCAGGAGCCAATCAG GGTCAACTGTGCCTACCGTGTGCCTGAAGGGTTCCATGCACGTTTCCGCGCCACGTCACGAACATACGTGTACCGGCTGGCTGCCGGTGTGACCCGGCCCTCCCAGCTGCCCCTGGCCGACCTCAGGCTGTGCTGGGGCCTATGCAACAC gGAGCTGAACGTGGGGGCCATGCGTGAGGCTGCTTCCCTGCTGGTGGGGACCCATAACTTCAGCAGCTTCAGAGCATTGAACTCTGAGACACCTTTCAAGGACCCTGTGAAGACCCTGGACCTGGTTCTCCTGGAGCCGGGAGAGGCGTTCGCTCACAGACATTtccacag AGAGATCCGGTTCTGGGAGCTTACTTTCAAGAGTAGATCCTTTCTCTACAAACAG GTGCGCAGGATGACTGGGGCTCTGGTGGCGGTCGGCCAGGGaaagctctccatctctcagctAGAGAAACTACTGGAGGCCCAGGACTCCCTGGCCTACCCACAGAACCTGACAGCACCCCCCCAGGGCCTGTTTCTGACCCAGGTGGAGTACCAGCAACAAGGTGAGATGCTGCAGCTGAGCTCCAGGGTTCTGAACGCCCCGGCAGCTCACTAG